TGGAGTTTTTGTTGCATTTTGGGATTATATATTTAACAAGATCAGAACCAATCCACACGATATAAGCTTTTATGTAAAGGAAGTTGTATTGAGTAATATTGCAAAGCATATGCTTGCTGAATTAGAAGATTCAGTGATGGGGGATTGGAGTTTTACTAATTTGATCGAAAAAATGTGTGAAATATTAGATAACTTACTTCCGGATACTCTAATATTTGATTATGTATTCAGAGTTAATAAGTCAGTAGACTGTAGTGAATCGATTAAAGATTACTTAAAATGTAATAAAAATCTAAATGAACAAAATATCAGCTTGAACAATAAACAATTGTTTAACAAGTTATTATCTAAAATCATCCATAAAAGTTTTTTGAATAATAATGGTTATTTCTCGTTAGAAAAGGGTTCTATAGAGGAATTCTCCAATTACCTAATAGTAGTTGATGAAAGTATAAGCGGGTATCAGGAATCCGGATTAAATCAGAGAGACATGGTTAACTTGCTTAAAGAAATTTCAGTAGAATCAGCAGGTAATGACTCTCTAGAACAAGCAGCTACAACGCTCGAAGTTAATTAAAAAAACCATAAGAATATGGAGTGATGAATTTGGAACAACACTACACTCAGTTTATACTTCAATTTCAAGGTAACTATGGTACTGAAACTTTGAAAGAAATACTCAAGGAATATATTGATATCAACTACCATATAAACTTAATAGAAGAACATATTTTTTTTGTGATATACGATAAGATGAAAATCCCAAAAAACTTTGAGAAGAATAAGAAAAAAATTATAGAGATTCTAGGCAGGATAGATGGACTTTATCTAACAATACTCTACGATTCTCAAACTGCTAAACATTTACAAAAAATATCTTCTTCTATTTATGAACTGGAAAGGAATTTTCGGAATTTAATTGAAATTAAGATGCTCCGAAAAGTAGGGACATCTTGGAGTAGTAAATATCTAACACCCAACGATAGCACCTTTGATAGAAAAACAGGAAGAAAGGACGAAGTTTTTAAATATCTCGCTAATCCCTTAGATGATTATAATTTCAAAAATTTAGGGGGATTTGTTAAAGAGAATATTGGGAAAAATAAGAATGAAATATTTGAAAGGTTAGAGATTTTAGATAATAAGATTGAAGAATTCAGAAATAAAAAAAGTAATATAGATTTTTCAGAAATAACTGATAAGATAATTGAAGAAATTGATGAGTTGAAAAAATCAATATATAGTAATTCTAATTTATTCTCTGAAGACATTTATTCACATATTAAGCCAGACTTGGTTCAAGAATGGAACCGAATATATGATTTCAGAAATTATTGGGCCCATAATATTTTTCTCATGACCGAAACCGAATACAGTGAATATGAAAGATTAAGACTTAGGATTAATAAAAAAATATTAGTCGAACTGACCGTAGATTCGCTTCTTGGAATGGAAAGAATAAAGGATTTTGATAATGGAACTGGAATTCGATTTACAGTTAGTAAATACGAGAATGAAGTAGTTCATTGTGAGATAAAAATAAAGTTTAAAGTAAAAGAAAAAACTTTATATGTTTCTAAAATGGAGGCAGATTATACTGATATCCATAAATTTTACAGTACTCTTTTTCAGTATAAAAAAGAATTTATAGAGAGTATAAATACTATTTATTCTAAAAATCCCTATTTGTTTAATGCACTGTTTGATAACACGGAAATGAGTTCTTGGTTAGAAGAAATTACAGAGGATATTCTTCAACAAGTAATAGAAAATTTGAAACAGAATGGATTCAATGTCAAAACCGAAAATGAATCTGGAGAAGGTTTGGTTTTCATTAATGAAGATCACCATAACTATCTAAAAGCGATCTTATCTCCTGGAAATAATTAGACTTTTCCCCATCCTATAAGATGGGGAAAAGTTAATTCATTTAAATTCTCTGAACAGATCCAGTTCTTCTGTACTTATATCAGCACTTAAAGTGATTCTAATCGTCTGTCTTACCTCTTCCAGTGACTTTCCAGCTGCGCTCAAAACATGGCTTGGTTTACTGGAGCTACAAGCTGATCCAGAGGATAGAGCCATGAAATTAGAAAGTTTTTTGAGCAACAACTCATTGTTTACACCGATGAATTGAAGGCTGATTAGTCCTGGGATTTTATCTCTTATATCACTATTGAAAGCAATCCTATCCCCGAAATTTCCCTTAAGGATATCGACGAGATAGTTCTCCAATTGAGCTAGACGTTTGGCATTGTTCTCTACATTCTGCGATGCTAGCTCAGCAGCTTTTCCCAATCCAACAATATTGTGAACAGCAAGAGTTCCACTCCGATAGTTATTTTCCTGTCCTCCCCCATGAAGAAGAGGGGTTAGACGAGTGAAAATCTCCTTCGATTGTTTCCGTATTATGGCGGCTCCAATTCCTTTGGGGCCGCCTATTTTATGTGCTGACATGGAGAGAAAGCGAATTCCACTATGCTTCCGCAAATTAACAGGTACTTTACCTATAACCTGAGTTGCATCAGTATGGAAGAAAAAATTATTAGCTTCGAAAAACTCGGAAAGTTCGCTAATCGGATTTAATGACCCAATCTCATTATTTCCCCACATAAATGAAGTAAGCAGAGGCTGGATCTTAGTAACTGTTTCAGTAACATTCTGAACATTTACCCTTGCAAAAGTATCTACGTCAAGGAACTTCTTTTTGTAACCACGTTCACCCAAAAACTCTACTGTCTCAATTACAGAAGGATGTTCAGCAGAAGAGGTTAGTAGATACTTAGAAGAATTGTTTTTATGACTGTAATAATCAGCTACACCTTTAATAATCATATTGTTACTTTCAGTAGCTCCACTTGTAAATACAACCTCGTCTGGATCGCATCCTAATAGTT
This window of the Paenibacillus marchantiae genome carries:
- a CDS encoding cysteine desulfurase family protein — translated: MLYLDNSATTKIHPEVLEAILPYLQEEYGNPSSKFYSLAENAKKAVATAREQVAQLLGCDPDEVVFTSGATESNNMIIKGVADYYSHKNNSSKYLLTSSAEHPSVIETVEFLGERGYKKKFLDVDTFARVNVQNVTETVTKIQPLLTSFMWGNNEIGSLNPISELSEFFEANNFFFHTDATQVIGKVPVNLRKHSGIRFLSMSAHKIGGPKGIGAAIIRKQSKEIFTRLTPLLHGGGQENNYRSGTLAVHNIVGLGKAAELASQNVENNAKRLAQLENYLVDILKGNFGDRIAFNSDIRDKIPGLISLQFIGVNNELLLKKLSNFMALSSGSACSSSKPSHVLSAAGKSLEEVRQTIRITLSADISTEELDLFREFK